The Rhodamnia argentea isolate NSW1041297 chromosome 7, ASM2092103v1, whole genome shotgun sequence genome contains the following window.
TTGCCTCGCCTCTCTAGAAACATAATAAACACTCATAAGATTGCATTACAGATACTAATCAGGGAAATATCTCTCACTCTGAAAGAATGAGGGGCTACCAAAAGTATATATAGAGGTCATCACAGTTTCAGGATGACGtaagtgtgaaaaaaaaaataaaaaataacagcATACCTGGACTAAAGCTTCAGTAAGATCTCCATCAATGTTAAGTGCTTCAGTGCAGCTAGTCAGAGCTTCCTTTCCCCGACCAAGCTTCACCAATACCTTACACAAGCCAAGATGAAGGTGTACATTGTGAGCATGATGATCGGGGTCCAAAGAAATAGCTCCTTTATAATCCTCTACTGCAAGTCGCAATTTACCCTTGTTCAGATTATCTTCTGCCTGAATAAAACAAATGAGAGTTCAGTAAATGGAAGAACCGATCATCTTGATGAAATCTAAAAGGTTTAACTGAAATAAACACATCCAGTgacaatcccaaaaaaaaatacacctGACAGACCCTACATAACTAAATGGTAGCAAGTTCAATAAACTCACACTCTTAGTCTTCTTGAGCaaatttttcaacccaaaataTGCTTTCTTCAAGTCAGCATGCTCAGGGTCTAGGCGGAGACCTTTCTGATAATGCCTGAAAAAGAACATAAGTCAATTCTAAATGACTACAGATCCTTAAAACTCGTTGCACTGTGTAGATAACTCTACCTCATAGCCACATCGTGATCTGCCAAATAATAGTAGGCACGGCCACGAAGCAATAACGCCTCTAAATTGTTCTCATCTTCCTTGAGAATATATCCAGACTCAGCGATGGCACTGGAATAGTCTTTAGTTGCCAACAACAACTTCACTTTCAAAAGTTTGGCCTGGAAATAGAATAGAGGATATACTATTTTATGGAATAATCAATGACTAAAAAGGACTTGCATACAGCTGACTTAATCTCATACTGTCATCCTGTGAAtctaaaaaaagtaaatgaatcACGGTCCTACCGTTGAGCAGGCTGGAGAAAAGACGAGCACAATCTTATCAACATATTCCAAAGCTTTAGTATAATCTCCTGAAtcaaggagagaaattgctgaTTCGAGAGCACTCCGTGCCTGAAGCAGTTGAGAGAGTTCCTTATCTGCAGCTCTATTTCCAGGTTTTAACTCCAAAAACTTTCTGTAGCTCGATTCTGACTCCTGGTATCTACATCAGCCAAAAATCGCCTGAATCATAATTAGTACTCCAATCAGGAGTAGGAGGAGGATGCAGTTCCTCTTTGTGTGACAAAGACACAAGTGAACGTATAAACTTCCTCCTATTTCCATAACAGCTGTCtcaatttatattttgaatcaGAGGGAAGGTCATAAAACTATCCAACAGCAGCATCAAGTTCCATATCACTGAATATGATTAGTTCCCATAATCATATAGCAGAAGAAGTCTCACTAGCAATTCATATTCTTCCATATCTTTAACTGATAATGCATTTCTCTAATTCCACAAAATCACTATCCTGTGAGATTGGACATCCTTAGAGAGACATAGGAAGAATAAAGTGATCACAATTCACAACATTGAAAATCATCTAACCGAACATTGAATTCCGAACTTGTTCGAAGGAAACCATGTTGTCTCAGGGTACAGACTGGGCACTCTGGCTATTTTGTCCACAAGTCCAAGGATGTGTTTAATAACTTCATTAAGAGCTGAAAATTTTTAGTCATTTAGTGCCTGATGGAACTCAGTGGATTAATTTAAGTCAAAAATCACTTAATCACTTAAGTCAATgggttcgacccaaaaaaaaaaaaaaactttaagtCAATGGGTACCTACATAATGTTTTGATTGATCGTGTCAATGATAGTAGAAAAGGGACCACATATAGTTCAGTGGAATTGGCGACGACAGATTGGTGGACTTAGGGCGGTGGTGATGGCAGCGCTAGGTAATGGTAGGAAGCGACGGTGGTTGAGGTGATGGGTGAATGACAGTGGCGATTGCAGTGGTGCATGAGGTGGTGGTAAAGGTGGAGGTGCTGCGGTGGCAGGATGGGCATTGACAGCAGCGAGGTGACAATGGCAATCACTGGGGACTGGCAGTCAAGATATTTATCATGATAACCATAGATAAATATTACCTCCGTTTCAATGCTTATTTTAGTAAAGCACAATTCTATATCAGCACCTACTTGACAATAATGTCCTGTACAAATATTATATTCTTCACTAGTTAAAAATTCTGCTTTAAAATTCTTAATTAAGTTGTATCAAGCAGAGCCAAAGTAGAGTTGATCAGTTACagtttcaatttgtccattcgAAGGCAACAAATAGGATCATGAGGGATGCCTTATGGTAGAATATTTCAACAATAGGAACTATAACCAGAATCTGATTTTTTTCGTCTGATATGTTCAATTATGCCTGAATGTCTATATAACTCGAATTTCCAACATACATCACATGAACATCTGACTTGATATGCAAAAAAAGGCATCATGACAACAGTAAAAGAAGCATTCCATGCCATGTGAGCTCAAAATAGGACAGAGAGCTCAAATTTGAAACCAAAATATGGAGGGGAGAAACACAAAATAAGAAGAGAACCTGCATAGCTGCCGCAGAGTGGAGGCTCGATGAAGATAAGCTTCAGAAAGTTTTGGATCTGCTTCTATGGCAGCATTAAGATCATCAAGTGCCTCATTATAACGTTTCACCTTGATACTTTGTGATGCCCTATCAAGTAACTCAGCAGCATCGGCTTTTCCATCTGCGCATCCCggtacccaaaaaaatccaaagaaatgCATGAGACAGCGATTAATTGCTGAAATATAATCGAAAGCATACCATAAACATCAACGAGAAATATCCTTCTAATTTGGTGGACAAAAACCTACAGTCGTGAAGCTTTCCATTATACATCTGCTCAAGTGCCAGGAATTACTTTCTCCGCTAAAATAGTAACACACCATCTACAGACAAGATATTTCAGACTAAGCAACCCAAAGAATGGTAGTAAGTCTTAAGCTAACATACAGGTTTCTTAGACTAATGCCCATTTGCTATCCACAACACCCTCGTGAACTGTTCTACAATCATACAATCTCGACCCATGGAAAGTCCCACAATGCCGCCACCCTCAGGACAATGAACTAGAATCAGATAAAACTCGGGGTCCTCATGCTGGTAGTAAATTCATCAACCGTGCAACGTATGCATCACATAAAAGCCAAAATATCGCTCCAAAAGTAGATTTTAGAACCAATACAGAAATTTCAAGACTCTTCAGACCATTGCCTTTCTGCACAAGCTCCTATCTAGTCTCAAATATCCGAGAGGATTCGCAAGAAAAGATCCACCAATTCATCACCACTCTCTCATTGGTGACTCAAGACGCTAACAATCAGAGCGCACTACAACCTCTCAAAATCTCCATTCGGCAACGAGTTCGCAGATCTAAGCGAGAATGACGTACCCAAGGCAGAGACGAGAGGCTGAAGGAGGAGAAACTGGCAAGCGAACACGAAGTGCAGTATGAACACCGTGTAAAGCCATCCTCTCCACGCGACGCCTTCCATGACCGAGGAGAAGATAGACAGATTCATCGCGAGATTATCGCTTCTCTCCGCGATGGGTGATAACTTACTCTGGCGACTCCGATTCGGAGACTTCAAGAAGAGGAGAAGGCCAAGGGCACAAAGCAGAGgaattggaagaagaagaagaagaagaagacgacgaagaagaaatAGTTCCGTCGCCAGTGAGTTGTGCCGGGAAGAGGGAGGGGAGGACTTTGCTTTGCGAGAGGCTCCACGTAGCTCGGGCCTATGGCTGAGCTCCACGTGGGCTCCGGTTAGTTTACCGGCCGTGATCAGGTCCAATCAGGACGTGCCACGGCATGGCAGGAGGGCCACGTCAGATCGCGTTGAAATTTGCGTTAATTCTGAGCAGTCAATGACCAAATAAGACCCGAAAAAGCTTTATCCCCCGTTAAATTTGATGGATCGGCACGCTTGGATCATGTTGATTAAAGACGTtgccaaatggattgaaaagCCGATTAACCTAAAAACAGGAAGATACTGGGCCTGTTTGATtcagcatttgaccaaaaaattttgagaaaatacaaatatcttTGGATTAAAGGCCTTTTctaaaatgcaagtagtgtttagtaaagtgtattttaaaaacacattaaaaaataactttgatgtaaatgttgtttggtgaaaaataaactttgtaatatatttttactttatgaaaaaaaaaaaagcggtggGCGGCAATTGGCGGCAATGGGTGTTAGGCGGAAGCAATGGGCAACGATTGGCAAGCGGCGACGATTAGTggggggtggtggtggcggcggtcgGCAAGCGGCGGCAGGCGGCGACGATGGGTGTCGGTCGGCGGCAACAAGTGGCGATGGGTGGCGACGGGTGGCGGCAAGCtaaggtgacaaatttaaaagaaaaacattagtTGTATTTAGTAAAAGTCTTTTAATCCAAAGTAGAGGtatttggagagcatttgaaatataattgcatcttcccaaagtgagtcaaaaaatgagtcaaatatcatttgtatttggccaagagactttAGAGTCTCAATGCTCATTCTCAACGTTGAACCAAATAGGGCCAGTGTCTCCGAGATTACCACGCCGAAGCTATACGCATCAACCTTTTCGGTGATTGCTGCACTCAGCCACTCAGAGGGGCCAAATAGCGAGAGGAGTTCCTCTCCCGTTGTGACGACCTAGCAAAAAGAGgctccaaatttttattttttcatttttccttttgggtggTTTGTATTGGAAGGGAGTTGCTCCCCCCGTCAAACAAGAAACGAAGTACCTCTTCTTTTTGCACACGTAACAACActacgaaaaaggaaaacaagagagGCCAAAAAGCGACCGGGTTGCCACCGATGGTGTGCGTACGATCCTAATGTTCTCCTTTTGCGCAGCTACATCATACATGCGTGACGCATCCACTCTTCATTATTCTCTCCTCTCGCGATATTTAACGAAAGCCACCCAAAGACTGCGCTTCGTGAATACTCGAATTTGATACGACATGAGGTACGgaatacaaaaggaaaaaaaaaattaagattaataccacgaaaaactctaaaccgatatgtctatctatgataaatttatcccaaatcaatttttttaaccaccaaaaatcttgaACCAGTACAACCGTGGTAAATTTACCcaccgttagtttccgttaaattgagtttaacaccacgaaaaacctcaaatcgattcaccctaaattaattcttttgactaTTGGAAATTTTAAACTGGTATAACTGTGATGGATTTATCTTATGTTAAATTTTGTTGAATTgccgagttggatgacacgtgacggttgacagGCGTACCGATTTAGGGTTTTCGCCATTCATTTGTTAtgggtataccggtttgagatttttcgtggtattagccTAAAAAACAAATGCCTTGTTCGAAATCTTATACCACAGAAAAATTGCAATGGAGCTCGAATCTTTCGTTGGTTTAGCTGAGTGTTGAATTTTCTACGGAAGAAGGCAACGGAAAATTGATTCGGTTAGTCTTAAGCGGTTTTTGATAGCAACGTAGGCTAATTTTCTCATGGGAGGATCACATTGAACTTCTCTCtttataaaagatttagaaattgAGATGGGCCTAATCGAAAAGTTTTTATCGGTCGATTGCATTCTTGCACGACACTTGAAAATTTCCGCTAGATTTTTCCTTACCTAAAAGAATGCCTCAAAAACACTTATCAAGCAATTGAATAAGAAAATGCCGAGATTTCCAATACATCGATTGTCATCATGATATACCCAATTATACATCGAAGATCAAAGATCCccttaataaaaatatttaactagTACTCATGATACTCATTAAAATAGCCATAGTCAAGATAAAGCTTGTCGATATCAaatacagttttttttttttttttgggtcgaagataCCAAATACAAGTTAAAGTTCGAAAATACAAGTTAAACTAAATCTCCCCTCCCTGCCCTTTTCTTTAcaaggataaaaaaatcaacttatcaatttttttttctgctcgTCGTATTTCTTAGCGCTTATTGCATTTTCTAAGATCAGTTAACCGAATTCCCTAATACGTTGTTATTTCGTTGGCGGTTGGGGAAGCCATTTTCACGAAAATACTGAAAAACgcgtacaattttttttttctctcggtAAAGAGCGTGAGCTATTTACGTAATCTAATTTAATTGAATCTAGTTTAGTTCTTTTTTAATCagaatctaatctaatcaaatacactaattaaaaaaaaagagggcaaGAAAAGCAGTTTACGGATTACGGATACGTCTCCAGAAGAGGGAATACGATTTACGAATACGATAACGTCTCGGCAGAGCAACAAATTTTCTCCTCTTATTTATAAAGTCTCTGCAACGCACCCAACTGCTTGTAATCACCGTCTATCAAgacaaaactctctctctctctttctttccatcTCTCTTGCTTCCTCGCTCGCTTGGTCTGGCTCTCGGCGATTCTTCCTCGGCGCAGCGACCTGCGATCGAATCGACCTCGAAGGTACTCTCTCTCCCGCAACACCTCTTCTGACTCGCCGCGATCGATCGATCATCGCCTTTGAGATTGTCGGCTCCTTTGTCTTTGTAACGTGTTCGTATGATTGCGTGGTTGGTCCGATCATGGTCGTGTGCTTCGAAATTTTCGATTATCCGACTCCGGCACCCTGTTGTGAGGATAAGTTGGGTGATAGCTTTGCGATCCTCTCGAAATCGAGGGTCTCTGGCCGTTTTGCGATGGTTGGTTTCTAGCTGTTGTGGCTTACCTTGTTTGTTATTCTGTGCCTGAATCGTGGCTTGAATCGCGAGGAATCCGGTGACGTGAACCGTGGGATGCGTAAGTTTGGGCTTTGGGTGTGAGTAGTCGGTTCATCTTCCGTATCCCGGCTCTCTGTCCCGCCCGCACCTCCCCCCCTTAATTGATTGTTTCATGCATCATAAGAAGTTTTTCCCCCACTGGGTTGGTGATCGTTGGGCTGAGGTCGGTTGATCCTGATTTTATCACGAGGATGGCGATTATGAACAGTGTTGGTTGCTTTACTGGTCATAGAATTTGCTATTTAGAACCCTttaccttgttttttttatctttctacTAGGTTATGCTAGAGCTTCGCTGTTATGGATATTTAAGAAGTTACACCATCAGTTACatggtcctctctctctctctcgtccttcCCTGGCTTCTTTGAGTTGTAGTCAGGGTGGTGGATAATTGGTACTGGCCAGGTTTCTATGTGCGGAGGGTTTAACATTACAATAGGATTACCTTATGTGATGATCAATTCAGATGTTGTGGCACGTTTAAACTGAACATTTGGGGTCAATTGATGCTACAATGAAGATTGAAAGTAGGGGGAACAAGGACAGTTGTTGCTCTGTGTATCTTTATTTCCAACTCTGCAATATGATTGCAAAAGTGAAGTCATTCTAGTTTTCTTCATCTAACATTCTCTTTCCAGTGTCTCTGTCCAAAATCAGTGGTGATGATGATCAATACATTACTCAAATAGAAAGCCAGTTGCTTAGGCTTCAGACTATCATATGACCTCCATTGAGGCTTCAAATTAGCAGTGCCTGTTGAACACAAAGAATGCCCACTTGTGCTTTTTTCTGAATATCTCCGGTTCATTTTGTCTaatatggacattttttttttccaattagatACTCAAATAGAAAGCCCTTCTCTTAGGCTTGAGAGTATATTAACATCTTCACATAGGCCAACAAGTATATTGCAATGATTAAGTAACTGCCCAGTGCTTATAGTTTTCTGGTTATCTACCAGTTTCATATCAATTCGTTTGTACTTAATCATTGTTTTGTCAAGCACATAAAAGTGTACATTTGATTTAGTTTTGTCTaatatggacattttttttttccaattagatACGCAAATAGAAAGCCCTTCTCTTAGGCTTGAGAGTATAGTAACATCTTCACATAGGCCAACAAGTATATTGCAATGATTAAGTAACTGCCCAGTGCTTATAGTTTTCTGGTTATCTACCAGTTTCATATCAATTCGTTTGTACTTAATTATTGTTTTGTCAAGCACATAAAAGTGTacatttgatttaatttttcattatgCCTGATGAATTTAAAGTTGTAGAAATACTGAAGTCatcgaaaagaaaatcataGAGGATGTCATAGTGCGTAGACTAGGCTTGTAGTATCTCCTGGACCTAATGTTGCAAGTATGATGGCTTGATATCATTGGGACCTGGAGTTAAATTGAATTACCTTTGGCATCGACTAGGTTTGCCTGTTTCTGTTGTGCAGGTTTTGTTGGGTCCGGGTGGTATGATTTTTGTTGCTTGACTTTTATTCTATGGACAATTTGGAAGGACATGTCTTCATATGCAGGTGAGGATTGTGTGGCATCCACCTAACATGAGtctctttcactctctctctctctctctgagaaatTCTCGTCTGAGTCCCCTTTTCAGTCACGTTTGAGTTGATAAATACAGGTGCTCAAGAGGTTATGTAGCCTTCTcttcattttcagaataaagCAGGTTATGCAGTCTTCATTTTATGGCATTTGGCAGTTATTTAGAGGGGATTTGTTTAGTTAGATGTTGATGACTAGTTTTAGCTTAGTCATAGCCTTTGCTATATACATTCTGAACTCCAAATGGCGATGCAGGCACTCTTTTGATTTATCAGGTGATTGAAGAAGCTACCTAATTTGATTGTGTGATCCCATCTTCTGGACTTTTATGGTGCCCTGCTTCCTTGGAGTGTTTTCCGATGGTCTGGTTCCTGGGATATCACTCGTACTTGATCTTTATTATAGTAGGACTTGCCGATTTCTTCTGATCAGTATAGATCTCCACAACTCGACTTAACTTTTCCACAGGGTTCTAGTTGTACATTACTACTGTCTGCTATTCGAAGGAAAGCCTATTACAATGAGTATGAGGGTTTTGCTGACTAGCTCTGTCCTTCAGATCTGCGTGCGCTCCTATGGATGTTCCATTTGTTGTGGCGACACTCTCTTGTAGTGTTGAGGACTGGGAGTTAGTGAGCCTCTAACAAGAAGTGGAATAATGCTTCCCGGTGTGCTCCCTGTTAGAGGGCCTTGTGAGATCCAATTGGTTTTCAATGGGCAATTGGGTTTTGCATCAGTGTGATCAATAATTCAAAGTCAAGGGGCCTGACATTGTGAGCTGAAATAGTTATCACCCTCTATGGAGATGCATATGGTCTTGGTTATAGGATATATCCAATTGTCTAGCTATGACTTCTCAGAACATGGGGTCTAATGGTTCATCAGATTTTGGCTAAACTAATCTTGCAGGGGCGTTTTCTCTTAGCTTGACGATGGTTGTATCCAGCAAGTCCAGTTGACCATGTTCACAAGGCTCCGCCTTTCTAGGAGTTTCTCAGTCTGTTTGTATTAGTAAACACACCTGCTTGAAGAAAAGATAGTGATTACCCTGGCTCTGCTGGTGGGCTTTTGATGGTTGTTTTGTCAATATTGGAGAGACACGTATTTAATACTATGTGCTCCTCGTGGAGAATAGATGTACCAATCTTACAGGGAATGAAAATGTGAGCagtatttggaaattttgttaTACTCTATTTGACTTGTGATAAGTTTGTATATCCCATTATCAAGTAACTTCACAGCTTATCTCTCCAGAGAAGTGAAAAATAGTGACTAAGTTGAAATCTTACACAGTAAGCCTTATTCACTCAAAACTAAAACAGCAGAGGTTTTTTAGTGTGGCCTGGccttttctaatattttaaacttttcctttcttcatatTCTGTTCATTAACTTCATATTCTGTTCCTTAATGTTAATAAATTAATGAGCCCTCTCTGTACATGGCTCTATGCACTTCTATTTCTCCATTTGTCCAATATCTGTTGCATGAACTATCAGGAAGAAAAATGTTATTTAAGCACCAACATTATGAAATTGTCTCTTATTTCGAGCTCCATAGTTATAAGGAGATTACCTTGACATCCTTTAGGGGGAAACAAGCAAAGACAAGAATCATGCTATGTCTATTTGCACTTTTGTTTTGTTGCATGGCAAGCTGATACTGTGAAACAAGTGTAAGCTCGTTTTTTATGACCTGGATCCAGTTTGGGCTGCTGTAAAGAAAGAAATGTACCATCTGGCTAATTATATTGAATATGCtgtattttttatgctttaGCATGGCAAACGGTCTTATTTTATGCTCGAGATGTCTCAGGAAGTCATGTCATATGTCATCTGCTTCTTCCTCTCAGCCTTCTTTCTGCGTGCCTACCTTTTCTTTAACATAATCACATGGTTTTCTTGTCttcccttttacttttttgggaTGTTATGTACTGCTGAATCCTTTCTGTTGAAGGTATCACAAGATAAGTTCCCAATCTTATGATTAATAGGGCAGATGAAGTCTCattgattattttgaagaaactgtttatgtttttgttttaaGGAGAGTCGGATCAGATAAAAGCACGTGGAAATCTGTTTATCATCCCATTTCCTGCTTCTTGATCTATGAGCTGATTTAATCAGTATGGCATATTGCTTGGTTATCTGATCTCCTATAATTTGTCCCTCTTAAAGAGAACCCAATATTGGTTTGAAGAGTACACTATACTGCCCTCTAAATTCTAATTGGCTTACTTCTTCAGAGGGGCGAAACTAAAGTTGGTTTTACTTTCAATATGTCATCAGTCATTGGTGGACAAACTCTACAATATATCTCCAATTGTTGAGAATCAAGTTTGATCTAATAAAACACCATGATCTTGATGTACTGAATGAAATACAGTAGGAGCTGAAAAGTTTAGAAGCAATTAATGGAGGACTATTCGCAGTTCTTTGGTTTTTTATGTATGTAATTGATGAGACATCCTTCATAAATACAGATGAATATTCTCATTCCTGCAGAGATGGCATTCAAAGTTGTATAGTTGTTGAGAATTTTCTgctgttgttttctttcttcctttcttcctttcctaTTTGTGTGTTACCGAGCTAATTTTAGTTTCTGACTATATTCATTAGGCCTGAAAATTCTTCAGTACCGGTGAAAACGGAAAATAATAGTTTAAGCACTGTGTGCTTTTGAGGATTGGGTTGTTCAATCTTCTCTCCATCTAAAATGCATTAGCAAACGTATCTTTTGCAATGCTAACAGAAGCTTGGTTGTTTTACTGAAGTTTCTTTTCTTACTTAGTCTTTTCACATTTCTTCACAGACTCTGGTATGTATATGTCTCAAACATGATGTTGGGGATATCAATGTTGCAAATGCATAGTACACTCCCTGGACATTTCAAGATCAAAACCTTCCTGAATAGTGAGACTAATTTGCAAATGTTGACATTCAAGAAGAAAGTATAGGGGACTTTAGATATGTATCATGCAAAGTGGCGGTACAGGAAGAAGG
Protein-coding sequences here:
- the LOC115749685 gene encoding dnaJ protein P58IPK homolog, yielding MNLSIFSSVMEGVAWRGWLYTVFILHFVFACQFLLLQPLVSALDGKADAAELLDRASQSIKVKRYNEALDDLNAAIEADPKLSEAYLHRASTLRQLCRYQESESSYRKFLELKPGNRAADKELSQLLQARSALESAISLLDSGDYTKALEYVDKIVLVFSPACSTAKLLKVKLLLATKDYSSAIAESGYILKEDENNLEALLLRGRAYYYLADHDVAMRHYQKGLRLDPEHADLKKAYFGLKNLLKKTKSAEDNLNKGKLRLAVEDYKGAISLDPDHHAHNVHLHLGLCKVLVKLGRGKEALTSCTEALNIDGDLTEALVQRGEAKLLTEDWEGAVDDLKLAAQKSPQDMAVREALMRAEKALKMSKRKDWYKILGVSKTASIAEIKRAYKKLALQWHPDKNVENREEAENKFQEIAAAYEVLSDEEKRTRYDRGEDIDEMGMGGGGGGGFNPFGGGGQQFTFTFDGGFPGGFGGYEFHF